Proteins found in one Parasteatoda tepidariorum isolate YZ-2023 chromosome 7, CAS_Ptep_4.0, whole genome shotgun sequence genomic segment:
- the LOC107449741 gene encoding mannose-1-phosphate guanylyltransferase catalytic subunit beta — translation MKALILVGGYGTRLRPLTLSRPKPLVEFCNKPMMMHQLEALVAAGVDHVILAVSYRAEMLEQEIKKEAAELGIQISISQEEEPLGTAGPLALAKHLLSGSEPFFVLNSDIVCNFPFKEMITFHKAHGQEGTIVVTRVDEPSKYGVVVYEANGKVDRFVEKPQEFVSNKINAGLYILNQSVLNRIQVRPTSIEKEIFPEMVEANQLYAFELEGFWMDIGQPKDFLTGMCYYLQHMRKTEPEKLMKNAEICGNVLLDPTAKIGKDCRIGPNVVIGPGVVIDDGVCVKRCTLLKGCHIKSHAWLESCIIGWKSVVGKWVRMENTTVLGEDVIVKDELFVNGGKVLPHKAISESVSEPQIIM, via the exons atGAAGGCACTGATCTTAGTTGGAGGATATGGGACCAGACTCCGTCCACTTACTCTTAGTAGACCTAAACCCCTTGTAGAGTTTTGTAATAAGCCCATGATGATGCATCAGCTGGAAGCACTAGTTGCT GCTGGAGTAGATCATGTAATTCTAGCAGTCAGCTATCGAGCAGAAATGTTAgagcaagaaataaaaaaagaagcagcagag ttaGGCATTCAAATAAGTATATCCCAAGAAGAAGAGCCTCTGGGGACAGCTGGTCCTTTAGCTTTAGCAAAACATCTTTTATCTGGATCGGAGCCTTTCTTTGTTCTTAACAGTGACATTGTATGCAATTTCCCTTTCAAAGAGATGATAACATTCCATAAAGCTCATGGACAAGAAGGAACTATTGTG GTAACTCGAGTAGATGAGCCCTCTAAATATGGTGTAGTGGTTTATGAAGCAAATGGTAAAGTAGATAGGTTTGTAGAAAAACCTCAAGAGTTTGTCTCAAATAAGATTAATGCTGGATTGTACATCCTTAATCAGTCAGTTCTGAATAGAATTcaa gtTAGACCCACTTCTattgagaaagaaatttttcctgAAATGGTTGAAGCCAATCAGTTGTACGCTTTTGAGTTGGAAGGATTCTGGATGGATATTGGACAACCTAAAGACTTTTTAACTGGCATGTGCTATTATCTTCAACATATGAGAAAAACTGAACCTGAAAAGCTTATGAAAAATGCAGAAATATGTGGAAATGTTCTCTTG gATCCTACAGCAAAAATTGGGAAAGATTGTCGCATAGGTCCTAACGTTGTAATAGGTCCAGGGGTAGTAATTGATGATGGTGTATGCGTTAAAAGATGCACATTGCTAAAAGGTTGCCATATTAAGTCTCATGCATGGTTAGAGTCTTGCATTATTGGATGGAAAAGTGTTGTTGGGAAATGg GTACGAATGGAAAATACAACAGTTTTAGGTGAAGATGTAATTGTAAAAGATGAATTATTCGTGAATGGGGGTAAAGTACTTCCTCACAAAGCCATTTCAGAATCTGTTTCTGAACCACAAATCATTatgtaa